The following is a genomic window from Methanophagales archaeon.
GGAGGTGTCTCCCTTAGGATTTTTTATAATTTTAACCGATCTTGAAACACGACTCATAAGTTAATGAATGGGGAGATAGGGATAAAGGATGTACAAATATGCGATTGAGAAAGGAAAAATGGATAATAGTAGCATTTGATATGGCGAATGCGGAATTTGCACTGAATTTAGCCTGGAAGTTAAGAGGTGCGGAAGGTAATTTCGCCATTAAAGTGGGAAGATCACTGGAAATGCAAACCGGGATTGAGATTTTAGCGGAAATAAAATACGCGAGTGGATTGCCTGTGATATACAATGATAAAATCGCGTATATACCTTATATAAGCCAAAAGATCGCTGAGTATGCGTATGAATACGGGTGCAGATGCTGTGATAGTGCAAGGGTTTGTGGGTTCTGAAACGGCGAACCCGAAAGAGGCAGCGGAGAGGACCCATAATGAGGTGATGGCAAGATGCCGGTGAAAAACTACAAGGAGGATTTCCTTATGCATCTGGTAAAAACAGGTGCAATAAGGTTCGGCTCGTTCAAGTTGAAGAGTGGTCGCATATCGCCTTATTTTGTAAATATCGCAGATGCGATGCGAACAGGTATGGATGCACTTAAAGTTGCAGATGCGTATGTTGTTAAAATCATGGAACTTGACACTGAGTTTAGTTATATTCATGGTGCCGCATACAAGGGAATTCCGCTTGCAGCTCTCGTAGCTGTGAGGCTTTCGGAACGGGGAATAGATAAGCGATGGGGCTATGACCGTAAAGAAGAGAAGAGACATGGAGATAAAGGGGCAATTGTGGGCGACCTCAGAGATGGTGATACCGTTTTAATCGTGGATGATGTCATCACCACAGGGGCAACGAAGGTGGAGTCATGGACGAAACTGGCAACAATGCGGAAAGTGAAGCCTGCTGGTATTTTGGTGGCGGTAGACCGTGAAGAGTTGAGCGATGCCGATAAGAAAATGCTTGAAGAGGTGTCCCTGAGGATGTATTCGATACTCAGAATAACAGAGATATTTGAGTTCCTGCATAACAGGACGATTGAAGGTGAAGTATATGTGGATGATAAGATGAAGCATAATTTTGAGGAGTACTTCCAGAGATATGGCACACTTTGTTAAAATCTCAGATGATGTCCTGATAAATAATCTGTATAGAATATTGTGCAATGAGTTTGAGGAATTCCGAGATATTTTTGTGAAAATAGGTGTTGCATCTAAAATAGAGAAGGGGGAAATACCAGGAACATGCATTAGAGGTTACAGGATTCCGGAGGGATAATATAGTACATCAATTTCGCGTGTTCATGCTGGGTTGTTATATCTTGTATGAGGATAAAGATATTTGGGTAGCCCGTTTTCGCACAGACTTAAACAGGGTATTTAAAGAGGAGTATTTGTATAGCTATCCTTTACTTTTAAAACTTTCTATGCGATATTCTTGCAATAACGGTTAGGGTGGCAATCCACCAGCGAGATTTAGAGTGGAAACATAGGTACTTAAATATGTGTGCCGCATTGTCTTTTTGATGGCGAAAAGTCGGCGCGTAGTGATGTCAATATTGGCAATCGAGTATCAAAGTTTGATACTCCGGGTAAAAAGAGCTGGAGGAGACAGTAGCCGAGCTGAAGAGAGATAACGATGAGAAAGCAAAGATAATTGCAGAACAGGCAAAGCAAATAGAAGAGCTAAAAGCGAAACTCGCCAGATACGAGAATCCACATACTCCTCCTTCCGCAGAAAGATACAATAAGGAATCAAAATCCAGGAACTCGCAAAAGAGGCATGGTGCTCCAAATGGGCATAGAGGTGCAACCAGGCCAACACCTGAGCCCGACAGGGTGGTTGAGGTCACTGCCGACCAATGTAACCACTGTGGCAGTACCAATT
Proteins encoded in this region:
- the pyrE gene encoding orotate phosphoribosyltransferase, with the translated sequence MPVKNYKEDFLMHLVKTGAIRFGSFKLKSGRISPYFVNIADAMRTGMDALKVADAYVVKIMELDTEFSYIHGAAYKGIPLAALVAVRLSERGIDKRWGYDRKEEKRHGDKGAIVGDLRDGDTVLIVDDVITTGATKVESWTKLATMRKVKPAGILVAVDREELSDADKKMLEEVSLRMYSILRITEIFEFLHNRTIEGEVYVDDKMKHNFEEYFQRYGTLC